In a single window of the Rhizobium tropici CIAT 899 genome:
- a CDS encoding LacI family DNA-binding transcriptional regulator — MKNNKDLPAEEHSGPLMADVARLAGVAISTVSRALANPGRVNEKTRAKIDAAAKQLGYTPNAMARGLRVGKSNVVMIILPGSLYYGVSQVIPLVLQGINRSLSQNGYHLMIANLDRDEASERHILDLAFGGTVRGAIILSSDLPVHGGRSLKDSALPIVSLLFDMSHAALPSVVTNDRQAVRDATAQLIALGHRRFLYLAGPEGNYHDRERYLGAVEALVAAGLPETAIVRSGGSLDYQHGFQIGVAAAAEFADLILKPTAVIATSDDMAISFMSCVQRMGWKIPADLSIVSFDGAPVCEYSLPPLSTIEQPVEEMGQMAVSLLMERIDALDKAAALRHVIESKLIRRESFGPAPSNA, encoded by the coding sequence GTGAAGAATAACAAGGATCTGCCGGCGGAAGAGCATTCCGGCCCTCTGATGGCAGATGTCGCTCGGTTGGCAGGCGTCGCGATCTCCACGGTGAGCCGGGCGCTCGCCAATCCCGGCCGCGTCAACGAAAAGACGCGCGCCAAGATCGACGCTGCAGCCAAGCAGCTCGGCTATACGCCCAATGCCATGGCGAGAGGGCTTCGTGTCGGCAAATCCAATGTCGTCATGATCATTCTGCCGGGCTCGCTCTACTATGGTGTCTCGCAGGTCATTCCCCTGGTTCTGCAGGGGATAAACCGCTCCCTGAGCCAGAATGGCTACCATTTGATGATTGCCAACCTCGATCGCGACGAGGCTTCGGAGCGCCATATCCTCGATCTGGCTTTCGGAGGCACGGTGCGTGGCGCCATCATTCTCTCCTCGGATCTGCCGGTCCATGGCGGTCGGTCATTGAAGGATTCCGCTCTGCCGATTGTCTCGCTTTTGTTCGACATGAGCCACGCAGCCCTGCCGAGTGTCGTAACCAATGATCGGCAGGCCGTTCGCGATGCCACGGCCCAATTGATCGCTCTCGGCCACCGGCGTTTCCTTTATCTTGCCGGTCCCGAGGGCAATTACCATGACCGAGAACGCTATTTGGGTGCCGTTGAAGCGCTTGTCGCTGCGGGTCTGCCGGAGACGGCGATCGTCAGGTCCGGCGGTAGCCTTGATTATCAGCATGGTTTCCAGATCGGCGTCGCTGCGGCGGCGGAATTTGCCGATCTCATCTTGAAGCCCACGGCCGTCATTGCCACCAGCGACGACATGGCGATTTCTTTCATGAGCTGCGTTCAACGCATGGGGTGGAAAATTCCGGCGGATCTTTCCATTGTGTCCTTCGACGGCGCCCCGGTCTGTGAATATTCGCTGCCGCCGCTGTCGACCATCGAACAGCCGGTCGAGGAAATGGGTCAGATGGCCGTGAGCTTGCTGATGGAACGGATCGACGCGCTGGATAAGGCAGCGGCCCTTCGTCATGTCATCGAAAGCAAGCTTATTCGGCGCGAAAGCTTTGGCCCGGCGCCGTCAAATGCTTAG
- a CDS encoding ABC transporter substrate-binding protein, translating into MKNTVKLLLMGAALVTASTSAHAEDKPQAEVMTSWTSGSEAAALGVVKQEFEKRGGTWKDSSIAGFGAADAAFQNRLVAGDPPTAKQAVLGLANTDFVSQGLMNPIDDVAKTGKWADVLPKSIYDLISYNGKVYLSPTGAHGESWVFYSKDAFAKAGVGDEPKSWDEFFVALDKLKAAGIQPVAWGGQSWQESKVFNMILLTQVGIDGFLKIYVDKDKGDVSTAGVKKTLDILGKLRAYVDEGAAGRNWNDATAMVITGKAGVQFMGDWAKGEFVAAGKELGKDYGCMLVPQSPGMVYVADSFSFPKIADAAAQKGQVLLAEVAMDPAVQVEFSLKKGSVPMRTDVDKSKLDVCAQKGLELMTAGKIVPDQALILSPQQAGALNDFVDEFWTNPSEDSASGAEKFFAIFE; encoded by the coding sequence ATGAAAAATACAGTGAAATTGCTATTGATGGGAGCCGCACTCGTTACGGCCTCCACCTCTGCCCATGCGGAAGACAAGCCGCAGGCCGAGGTGATGACCTCCTGGACATCAGGCAGCGAGGCCGCTGCCCTCGGCGTCGTCAAACAGGAGTTCGAAAAACGCGGTGGCACCTGGAAAGACTCTTCCATTGCCGGCTTCGGAGCAGCTGACGCGGCTTTTCAGAACCGTCTGGTTGCGGGCGACCCGCCGACTGCCAAGCAGGCCGTGCTCGGCCTTGCCAACACCGATTTCGTCAGTCAGGGACTTATGAACCCGATCGATGATGTGGCAAAAACCGGCAAATGGGCCGATGTCCTGCCGAAATCGATCTACGACCTCATCTCCTATAACGGCAAGGTCTACCTCTCTCCGACCGGCGCGCATGGTGAGAGCTGGGTCTTTTACTCCAAGGATGCCTTCGCCAAGGCCGGTGTCGGCGACGAGCCGAAGAGCTGGGACGAATTCTTCGTAGCACTGGACAAGCTGAAAGCCGCCGGCATTCAGCCCGTCGCCTGGGGTGGCCAATCCTGGCAGGAGTCCAAGGTCTTCAACATGATCCTGCTGACCCAGGTCGGCATTGACGGCTTCCTCAAGATCTATGTCGATAAGGACAAGGGTGACGTCTCGACGGCAGGCGTGAAGAAGACGCTGGATATCCTCGGCAAGCTCCGCGCCTATGTCGATGAAGGGGCGGCGGGCCGCAACTGGAACGACGCGACCGCCATGGTCATCACCGGCAAGGCCGGCGTGCAGTTCATGGGCGACTGGGCCAAGGGTGAATTCGTTGCGGCTGGCAAAGAGCTCGGCAAGGACTATGGCTGCATGCTCGTACCGCAATCGCCGGGCATGGTTTACGTCGCCGACTCCTTCTCCTTCCCGAAGATCGCCGACGCGGCCGCACAAAAGGGACAGGTCCTGCTCGCCGAAGTCGCCATGGATCCGGCCGTGCAAGTTGAATTCTCGTTGAAGAAGGGCTCGGTGCCGATGCGCACCGACGTCGACAAATCGAAGCTCGACGTCTGCGCGCAAAAAGGCCTTGAGCTGATGACAGCCGGCAAGATCGTGCCTGATCAGGCTCTGATCCTTTCGCCGCAGCAGGCCGGCGCCCTCAACGACTTCGTCGACGAGTTCTGGACCAATCCGTCCGAGGACAGCGCCTCAGGTGCTGAGAAGTTCTTCGCGATCTTCGAATAG
- a CDS encoding carbohydrate ABC transporter permease: protein MQAKRRRPLAATFALLPTWIAAIFVYIGTMVWSVRLSFTDSTIFPSSNYVGFAQYAKLFRTSRWLASLENVLIFGVLYVAGCLALGFVLAAALDRKVRFESVFRTIFLYPYAMSFVVTGLIWQWMLNPTFGIQATVRALGWQSFVFDWIVNRDMAIYTVVFAGVWQGAGLVMVIALSGMRGIGEEQWKAAQIDGIPVWRIYTSIILPQLGPALAASGMLLSMGVIKTYDLIVAQTGGGPGYSTEVPAKFIMDNLFERQNLGLASAGATVLVLSVVMAVAPFRYALAMRARRRGAH from the coding sequence ATGCAAGCCAAGCGCAGACGTCCCCTTGCTGCGACCTTTGCCCTGCTTCCGACATGGATTGCCGCGATCTTCGTCTATATCGGCACCATGGTCTGGTCGGTGCGCCTGTCCTTCACGGATTCGACCATCTTCCCGTCGTCCAACTATGTCGGCTTTGCCCAATATGCCAAGCTGTTCCGGACATCGCGATGGCTGGCATCGCTGGAAAATGTGCTGATCTTCGGCGTTCTCTATGTCGCCGGCTGCCTTGCTCTCGGCTTCGTGCTTGCCGCAGCGCTCGATCGCAAGGTCCGCTTCGAGAGCGTATTTCGCACCATCTTTCTTTATCCCTATGCCATGTCCTTCGTGGTCACCGGCCTTATCTGGCAGTGGATGCTGAACCCGACCTTCGGCATTCAGGCGACGGTCAGGGCGCTCGGCTGGCAGAGCTTCGTCTTCGACTGGATCGTCAATCGCGACATGGCGATCTACACGGTGGTCTTTGCCGGCGTCTGGCAGGGTGCTGGCCTCGTCATGGTCATCGCACTGTCAGGCATGCGCGGGATCGGCGAGGAGCAATGGAAAGCAGCGCAGATCGACGGCATTCCGGTCTGGCGCATCTATACCTCGATCATCCTGCCGCAGCTTGGACCTGCGCTTGCCGCATCGGGCATGCTGCTCTCCATGGGCGTGATCAAGACCTATGACCTCATCGTCGCGCAGACCGGCGGCGGCCCCGGCTACTCGACCGAAGTGCCGGCAAAATTCATCATGGACAATCTCTTCGAGCGCCAGAACCTCGGCCTTGCGAGTGCCGGCGCCACCGTGCTCGTGCTTTCGGTCGTCATGGCCGTTGCACCATTTCGCTATGCGCTCGCCATGCGCGCCAGAAGAAGAGGAGCACATTGA
- a CDS encoding phosphoribosyltransferase family protein, producing the protein MYLETSQTYRVQVAGENFSLPIVRLSERRAIALLMVIDMGIRFGDLVGDALARHFAQLKPDIVVGSATLGVPVAIEVSRRLGIDQYVILQKSPKFHLADALVEDVRSITTAVPQRLLLDRRSIKLLQGRRVLVVDDVIATGSSMAAALRLVRRAGANIIGAGAILTEGHAWRNLLGDDARLVTSLGHIPQFDIVDGVATPDIVTEKDAWTDDRASPGKNLTQFQRRRAAIQKSAAGM; encoded by the coding sequence ATGTATCTTGAGACTTCTCAAACCTATCGGGTACAGGTTGCGGGCGAAAATTTCAGCCTGCCGATCGTCCGGCTGAGCGAGCGGCGCGCGATCGCATTGCTGATGGTAATCGATATGGGGATCCGGTTTGGAGATCTCGTCGGCGATGCCCTTGCCCGTCATTTCGCGCAGTTGAAACCCGATATTGTCGTCGGCAGCGCTACTTTGGGCGTGCCGGTCGCCATAGAGGTTTCGCGGCGCCTCGGTATCGATCAATATGTCATCTTGCAGAAATCGCCCAAGTTTCATCTTGCCGACGCCTTGGTCGAGGATGTCCGTTCCATCACGACCGCCGTGCCGCAGCGTCTCCTGCTCGATCGCCGTTCGATAAAGCTGCTTCAAGGCAGACGCGTCCTTGTTGTCGACGATGTTATCGCAACCGGTTCCAGCATGGCGGCTGCACTGAGGCTGGTGCGCCGTGCAGGCGCAAACATCATTGGCGCCGGCGCCATTCTGACCGAGGGTCATGCCTGGCGGAATTTGCTGGGCGATGACGCCCGTCTCGTGACCAGCCTGGGACATATTCCACAGTTCGATATTGTCGATGGGGTGGCGACGCCCGATATCGTCACCGAAAAGGACGCTTGGACGGATGATCGGGCTTCGCCTGGCAAGAATTTGACGCAGTTCCAGCGAAGACGCGCGGCAATCCAAAAGAGCGCAGCAGGGATGTAG
- a CDS encoding phosphoribosyltransferase family protein translates to MSSETADPRTGQNWKVDVAGYTVDLPIVAIKPDFAISLMMVIDLGVRFGEHVGTKLAARFASLKPDIVVGTATLGIPVAIEVTRALGLNDYVVLQKSPKIHLANALEQRISSITSKGEQRLLLDRAAIPLLNGKRVLVVDDVVASGSSLKGSLELVRKAGAEVVGVGVILTEARDWRETLGSDCDLIQSLAHIPQFSRTGNSTWEPIPGT, encoded by the coding sequence ATGAGCTCTGAGACCGCCGACCCGAGAACCGGGCAGAACTGGAAGGTCGACGTCGCCGGCTATACCGTTGATCTGCCTATCGTGGCGATCAAGCCGGATTTTGCCATTTCGCTGATGATGGTCATCGATCTCGGCGTGAGGTTCGGCGAGCATGTCGGCACCAAGCTCGCCGCCAGATTCGCGTCGCTCAAGCCCGATATCGTGGTCGGCACAGCGACGCTCGGCATTCCCGTCGCCATCGAGGTCACCCGGGCACTCGGCCTCAACGACTATGTCGTCCTGCAGAAGTCGCCGAAAATCCACTTGGCGAATGCACTGGAACAACGCATCTCCTCCATCACATCCAAAGGCGAGCAGCGCTTGCTGCTGGACCGCGCCGCAATTCCCCTTCTCAACGGCAAGCGCGTGCTTGTCGTCGACGACGTGGTCGCCTCCGGATCGAGCCTCAAGGGCTCGCTGGAACTGGTGCGCAAGGCCGGAGCCGAGGTCGTCGGCGTTGGCGTCATTCTGACGGAAGCCCGCGATTGGCGCGAGACGCTGGGATCCGATTGCGATCTCATTCAGAGCCTCGCCCATATCCCGCAATTCTCCAGGACCGGCAATTCCACTTGGGAGCCGATCCCCGGCACTTGA
- a CDS encoding ABC transporter ATP-binding protein — protein sequence MLNIANLTIGFGGAAPVFAETNCMLDEGQRLLVCGEAGSGKSTLLGVAAGLIPRLIPVAEFSGQVELAGRPLPSLTKRELFDTISFVSQNSEDQLWDICVEDVIAFPLENKGVERSVIRDRLTELMTEFGLEALSGRRVLTLSGGERRMVTIAAAIVSSPSILVLDEPTTGLDPAARVRLSNILRKVLDSTPTLLISEQDPLPLRSVIDSIALLRRGGISPSMPPETVLKQDAAWVEAGILPPMRGRPTRQTVEPGRSLLTVSGLASQLSRSRGDPVLKDVSFDVRAGEVLALIGRNGAGKTTLFKSILGLTKTTSGSILLDGTKADNWSVAARARKIAYIPQNMRHILFNMTVLGEVIFAITASSASSSDPAVVARAKAALERYALSDLAEANPFALSARQQALLGLACADATGALVAIIDEPLLSRDIKGRQMLELFISSMQSSGRAVMLISHDLELVDDLATRLMVLDNGTIAFEGAPEEGWKSSPFRSLGWQAPYDKTVWSVA from the coding sequence GTGCTCAATATTGCCAATCTGACGATTGGTTTCGGCGGCGCCGCACCGGTGTTTGCCGAGACCAATTGCATGCTTGACGAGGGGCAGCGGCTTCTCGTCTGTGGTGAAGCCGGCAGCGGCAAGTCGACGCTGCTCGGCGTTGCCGCAGGTCTGATCCCACGCCTCATTCCCGTTGCGGAATTCTCCGGGCAGGTGGAACTTGCCGGCCGTCCGCTGCCTTCCCTCACAAAGAGGGAACTCTTCGACACGATCAGCTTCGTGTCGCAAAATAGCGAAGATCAGCTTTGGGATATCTGCGTCGAGGACGTCATCGCCTTTCCGCTGGAAAACAAGGGTGTCGAGCGGAGCGTGATCCGGGACCGGCTCACCGAACTGATGACCGAGTTCGGGCTGGAAGCACTGAGCGGCCGTCGGGTTCTGACCCTTTCGGGGGGCGAACGGCGAATGGTCACCATTGCTGCGGCGATCGTCTCCAGCCCATCGATTCTGGTGCTGGACGAACCGACGACCGGGCTCGATCCGGCCGCACGCGTGCGGTTGTCAAACATCCTGCGCAAAGTGCTGGACAGCACCCCGACATTGCTGATCTCGGAGCAGGACCCTTTGCCGCTCCGCTCCGTAATAGACAGCATTGCCTTGTTGCGCCGTGGCGGCATCTCTCCAAGCATGCCGCCGGAGACGGTGCTCAAACAGGATGCCGCATGGGTCGAGGCCGGCATTTTGCCGCCGATGCGCGGCAGGCCCACGCGGCAGACCGTCGAGCCCGGCCGCTCGCTATTGACCGTTTCGGGATTGGCGAGCCAGCTTTCGCGCTCGCGCGGAGATCCGGTGCTGAAGGACGTGAGCTTCGATGTCCGGGCCGGAGAAGTGCTGGCGCTTATCGGCCGTAACGGTGCCGGCAAGACGACGCTGTTCAAATCGATCCTCGGGCTGACGAAAACCACCTCGGGTTCCATCCTCCTCGACGGGACGAAGGCTGACAATTGGTCGGTCGCCGCGCGAGCCCGCAAGATCGCCTATATCCCCCAAAACATGCGGCATATCTTGTTCAACATGACCGTGCTCGGTGAGGTGATCTTTGCTATCACCGCGTCGAGCGCATCGTCGAGCGACCCCGCCGTCGTCGCGCGCGCGAAGGCGGCGCTGGAGCGCTACGCACTTTCCGATCTGGCGGAAGCCAATCCGTTTGCTTTATCGGCCCGCCAGCAGGCGCTGCTGGGGCTTGCCTGCGCCGATGCCACCGGCGCACTCGTCGCCATCATCGATGAACCGCTTCTAAGCAGAGACATCAAAGGCCGGCAAATGCTGGAGCTTTTCATCTCTTCGATGCAGTCCTCGGGCCGCGCCGTGATGCTGATTTCGCACGATCTGGAACTGGTCGACGATCTGGCCACTCGCCTGATGGTCCTCGACAATGGCACGATCGCATTCGAGGGAGCGCCGGAAGAGGGCTGGAAAAGCAGTCCCTTCCGTTCTCTCGGCTGGCAGGCGCCCTATGATAAGACGGTATGGAGCGTGGCATGA
- a CDS encoding energy-coupling factor transporter transmembrane component T family protein, translated as MTRLHELNFFIKLGVAFIIMLAAWFAPDWRFGVPLALVCLVLLWGLRVPGLRGYIKGAALLTGMVMVSWMINLWLQGLSTPQALPVAVAMAARLVTTTAVFYFVMETSSPGEILAAASAARLPSIATLVLSLTFGVIPMLRDDFERIADAQRSRGMEIDDVGLPTKLRFALARGIPLLVQAIRMAHAISFSLTLYGYDLKHKRTTWREVGLMVEQRLSMKDKTYEL; from the coding sequence ATGACGCGGCTTCATGAGCTCAATTTCTTTATCAAGCTGGGTGTTGCCTTCATCATCATGCTGGCTGCCTGGTTTGCTCCGGATTGGCGGTTCGGCGTACCTCTTGCGCTTGTCTGCCTGGTCCTTCTGTGGGGCCTGAGGGTTCCCGGTCTTCGCGGCTACATCAAGGGTGCTGCTTTGCTGACGGGCATGGTCATGGTGAGCTGGATGATAAATCTCTGGCTGCAGGGTCTTTCAACGCCGCAGGCCCTGCCTGTCGCGGTGGCGATGGCCGCCAGGCTGGTGACGACAACGGCCGTCTTCTATTTCGTCATGGAAACAAGCTCGCCGGGCGAAATATTGGCGGCGGCAAGCGCCGCGCGGCTACCCTCCATTGCCACTCTCGTTCTGTCGCTCACCTTCGGCGTCATTCCGATGCTGCGCGACGATTTCGAGCGCATTGCGGATGCCCAACGTTCTCGCGGCATGGAGATCGACGATGTCGGCCTGCCGACGAAATTGCGCTTTGCATTGGCACGCGGCATCCCGCTGCTCGTTCAGGCGATCCGCATGGCGCATGCCATCTCGTTTTCGCTTACCCTTTACGGGTATGATCTGAAACACAAGCGAACAACCTGGCGCGAGGTTGGCCTGATGGTCGAGCAGCGCCTTAGCATGAAGGATAAGACCTATGAGCTCTGA
- a CDS encoding LysR family transcriptional regulator: MSRLLFSRFAHYLDEIANHGSIRKAAEKLNVSASAINKQLISAEEEFGVTLFERLPRGMRLTSAGELLVNGYREWNKDLSRIKSEIEELKGLRRGEVKIASSQEAVPDFLPAVIARFTKDHPRIRNAIAVEDSDRVRQLVRDGGADFGLTFSPLPLPGVVVTRSADFHLIAMLPGNSHLEQPDSISIDEFFKKPTIVPDTSSHLRDIVDIAAARIDIRFQPILTTNSLSLMRSMVREGCGFGVTAMPAGRPLAPEVGLHYARIADNDLPPMVLSLIVDPKRSLSMTSIIARRYFEKYLDEISLQNGKTSTNAFE, encoded by the coding sequence ATGAGCAGGCTCCTGTTTTCCCGCTTCGCGCATTACCTCGACGAGATCGCCAATCACGGCTCGATCAGAAAGGCCGCCGAAAAGCTGAACGTATCGGCTTCAGCGATCAACAAACAGCTCATCAGCGCCGAGGAGGAGTTTGGCGTCACTCTCTTCGAGCGCCTGCCTCGCGGCATGCGACTGACATCAGCGGGCGAATTGCTCGTCAATGGCTATAGGGAATGGAATAAGGACCTTTCCCGCATCAAATCCGAAATCGAGGAGCTGAAAGGACTTCGCCGCGGCGAGGTGAAAATAGCCTCGTCACAAGAAGCGGTGCCCGATTTCCTGCCCGCAGTGATCGCGCGGTTCACGAAGGATCATCCTCGTATCCGCAATGCGATCGCCGTGGAGGATTCCGACCGTGTGCGGCAGCTGGTTAGGGATGGAGGCGCAGACTTCGGCCTAACCTTCAGCCCCCTGCCCTTGCCGGGAGTCGTCGTCACGCGTTCCGCCGACTTTCATCTCATTGCCATGCTGCCGGGAAATTCCCACCTTGAACAGCCCGACAGCATATCCATAGACGAATTCTTCAAGAAGCCGACAATTGTACCCGACACAAGTAGCCACCTGAGGGATATCGTCGATATCGCCGCTGCCCGTATCGACATCCGCTTTCAGCCAATCTTGACCACCAATAGCCTGTCGCTCATGCGCTCCATGGTCCGTGAGGGCTGCGGTTTCGGCGTGACGGCCATGCCAGCCGGCAGGCCTCTCGCCCCAGAAGTTGGATTGCACTACGCCCGCATAGCGGACAACGACTTACCGCCAATGGTGCTTTCTCTGATCGTCGATCCCAAGCGCAGTCTCTCGATGACTTCAATCATTGCGCGCAGATACTTTGAGAAGTATCTCGATGAGATTTCTCTTCAAAATGGAAAAACATCGACCAATGCGTTTGAATAG
- a CDS encoding sugar phosphate isomerase/epimerase family protein — protein MTSTERLRFGVDLVTFFHPGFWGVEDYDGIIALSRNEPRAFWDRILDAVQASGVTGVELTFSPFNWQDATKTYGSVDKFAAELSRRGLTLASGFFAELEAAGDFTEASAQAAIIDKAEKYAEFLKACGSDVMVIGAPLRQTLGAQPVRFFDFEQARKIADFLNRLGAALYAKGVRLALHTEAHSIFAAARDVDLLMLLTDPAYVHMCPDTAHIIVAGSDPLQLVDRHHERVIIAHWKDALGPMPADTVIDEHIHDRHRPYFCGFGLGRVDWPGWARLLRDRGYEGWAILELDAAPDPVGDIANGLTLVRQALLPIYR, from the coding sequence ATGACCTCTACGGAACGGCTGCGCTTTGGTGTCGATCTCGTCACCTTTTTCCACCCCGGATTTTGGGGCGTAGAGGATTATGACGGCATCATCGCGCTATCGCGTAACGAGCCGCGCGCTTTCTGGGACAGGATACTGGATGCCGTACAAGCCTCCGGCGTTACCGGCGTGGAGCTGACCTTCTCGCCCTTCAACTGGCAGGATGCGACGAAGACCTATGGTTCGGTCGACAAGTTCGCGGCCGAGCTTTCCAGGCGTGGGCTGACGCTTGCGAGCGGCTTCTTTGCCGAGCTCGAAGCCGCCGGCGATTTCACCGAGGCATCAGCGCAGGCCGCCATCATCGACAAGGCCGAAAAATATGCCGAATTCCTCAAGGCGTGCGGCAGCGATGTCATGGTCATCGGTGCGCCGCTTCGCCAGACGCTCGGCGCTCAGCCGGTGCGATTCTTCGATTTCGAGCAGGCGCGAAAAATTGCCGATTTCCTCAATCGCCTCGGTGCCGCCCTCTACGCCAAGGGTGTGCGGCTCGCTCTCCACACCGAGGCGCATTCGATCTTCGCGGCAGCGCGCGATGTCGATCTGCTGATGCTGCTGACCGATCCCGCTTACGTGCATATGTGCCCGGATACGGCGCACATCATCGTTGCGGGCTCCGATCCGCTGCAGCTCGTCGACCGGCACCATGAGCGCGTCATCATCGCCCATTGGAAGGATGCGCTGGGTCCGATGCCCGCCGACACGGTCATCGACGAACATATCCATGACCGCCATCGCCCCTATTTCTGTGGCTTCGGCCTCGGCCGGGTCGACTGGCCGGGCTGGGCCAGACTACTGCGTGACCGTGGCTATGAAGGCTGGGCCATTCTCGAGCTGGATGCAGCGCCCGATCCGGTCGGCGATATCGCCAACGGCCTGACGCTGGTCAGACAGGCGCTCTTGCCGATCTATCGCTGA
- a CDS encoding YdeI/OmpD-associated family protein has product MITDIEDFFAKGCGRCERFATPDCSTRQWVDGLNELRRICLEAGLVETVKWAHPCYMHAGRNIVIIGAFRGDFRLTFFNAALMKDPEGVLEKQGQNTQHPDMIRFVSNAAVAKMEPVIRAYLEEAMGYAEAGIKPAKEVGEIELPDELIEALDSDPELAEAFHDLTPGRKKSYVINLGSVKKSETRAARIAKFRNHILAGKGALER; this is encoded by the coding sequence ATGATTACCGATATCGAGGACTTCTTTGCCAAAGGATGCGGACGCTGCGAACGTTTTGCGACACCGGACTGTTCCACCAGGCAATGGGTTGACGGTCTGAACGAACTGCGCCGAATCTGTCTGGAGGCCGGGCTCGTCGAGACGGTGAAATGGGCCCATCCATGCTACATGCACGCGGGTCGTAACATCGTCATCATCGGCGCCTTTCGCGGCGATTTTCGCCTCACTTTCTTCAACGCGGCGCTGATGAAGGACCCTGAGGGCGTGCTTGAAAAGCAAGGGCAGAATACCCAGCATCCCGATATGATCCGCTTCGTGAGCAACGCCGCCGTGGCCAAGATGGAGCCCGTCATCCGAGCCTATCTGGAGGAGGCGATGGGATATGCGGAGGCCGGCATCAAGCCTGCAAAAGAGGTGGGTGAAATTGAATTGCCGGACGAGCTGATCGAGGCGCTGGATTCCGATCCCGAGCTGGCGGAAGCTTTCCACGATCTGACGCCGGGGCGAAAGAAAAGCTATGTGATCAACCTCGGCTCCGTGAAGAAATCCGAAACGCGGGCCGCGCGGATTGCCAAGTTTCGCAATCATATTCTTGCCGGGAAGGGCGCGCTGGAGCGCTAG